TTTGAAACCGCTCACGGACGCCGCACAGGCGAAGGGCTGGAAGGTGATGGCGGCACCCTTCTACAACCAGAACCTGGAAACTCCCGAAAAGCTGCAAACGTTTTTCGAGAAGCTCTTTGCCGCAGGATTCAAGCCCGACATCATCGCCGTGCAGGATGGCGTAGGAGCAAGCGACGCAGGCAAGCATCACGCCGAAACCGCGACCGTGGGCGGCTACGAACGCGCTGTGGCGCAGGCCTGCAAAAAGTACGGCATCGATTTCTGGGTAGACATGGAACTTTTCCGCACCGATGATTCGCACGCACTTGCCGACAGCGCAAGAATCTCGGCGCAGCTCGACACCGCTTACGCTGCAGGGGCAAAGAAAGTCATCGGTTACGATCTTGCCGTCCTCGGGAACGCAGGGCTAGACTCCCTCGAAAAGTGGAAACTGGAATCGAGCGTGGAACCGCAAACGCAGTCCATCGGCTTACGTGCCATCGAAAAAATCCATAACCCTAAAGCACGTCATGAAAGCAGTCCGCACAAACGCGTACTGTTCACAAAAGAAAATTCGCTGTACTACAAGGCAAACGGCGCAAGGGTCAAATAATTCCTAGTGCAAATTGTTAGTGTCGCTCAAGAGCGAAACGGAAATAGAAAAACGGCCCGGATTTTATTCCGGGTCGTTTTTCAATATTGATTAAGATCCCCGCCGGAGCCTGTCCTCACGAAGGTGAGGGCGGGAATGACGTAGAACGTGCATTCGCGCGGGGATGACAATCGCGGATTACTTCACGAACGCACCGTAGATGGCCTTGATGGCCTTCTCGGTATCGGCTTCGTCAACACCGGTGATGATGTTGATCTGCGAAGAACCCTGGTCGA
This genomic window from uncultured Fibrobacter sp. contains:
- a CDS encoding DUF4434 domain-containing protein, whose protein sequence is MQSIFRTVFSALLWGVIGANAAGIAGVFDAGWTTAYQSQDSITHMHQRLHALGMDHVVLQYAAVEATHLYYPSQLDFLQETQYRNNQLFPKSIEAAKETGTRLWLGLYYNGENWYTPPTAEQLDTLSARTLKVLDEIHSLYGNETVVEGVYIPQEIARYYWDNLRSDATPEMLTEHFLKPLTDAAQAKGWKVMAAPFYNQNLETPEKLQTFFEKLFAAGFKPDIIAVQDGVGASDAGKHHAETATVGGYERAVAQACKKYGIDFWVDMELFRTDDSHALADSARISAQLDTAYAAGAKKVIGYDLAVLGNAGLDSLEKWKLESSVEPQTQSIGLRAIEKIHNPKARHESSPHKRVLFTKENSLYYKANGARVK